A genomic stretch from Aminobacter aminovorans includes:
- a CDS encoding putative FMN-dependent luciferase-like monooxygenase has translation MTERKRLGFFTRLLEEASPADRYRFATEQILTAERQGFDTAWVAQHHFRAAEGGLPSPLILLANVAARTRTIRLGTGIITLPLENALRVAEDAAVLDLISGGRLELGVGSGGTPSSFTAFGLDSIRRGELLDAHLQVLRSAFAGKPFDGDDTLYPAAPTLAGRIWQATFSIEGGRRAGLAGDGLMLSRTQPRPKDNPSAALDEVQNPIIDAYLKALPADVAPRILGSRSLFVADSHSEALQLAEKGLRRVRDHFIATGHTAPGDSVEQLATAFDTHAGSPDAVIASLAADTSLRRATDVVFQVHSVDPGHERTLRSIELTAQKVAPALGWGRSIPHSPKLVA, from the coding sequence ATGACCGAGAGGAAAAGACTCGGATTTTTCACCCGCCTGCTCGAGGAGGCATCGCCGGCCGACCGCTACCGTTTCGCCACCGAACAGATCCTCACCGCCGAGCGACAGGGTTTCGACACGGCCTGGGTGGCGCAGCATCATTTCCGCGCCGCCGAAGGCGGGCTGCCGTCGCCGCTGATCCTGCTTGCCAATGTCGCCGCCCGCACCCGCACCATCCGGCTCGGCACCGGGATCATTACGCTGCCGCTGGAAAATGCGCTGCGTGTCGCCGAGGACGCCGCCGTGCTCGACCTCATCTCGGGCGGACGGCTTGAACTGGGCGTCGGCTCGGGCGGAACGCCGTCGTCCTTCACCGCCTTCGGACTGGACAGTATCAGGCGCGGCGAGCTGCTCGATGCGCATCTCCAAGTTTTGCGCAGCGCCTTTGCCGGCAAGCCGTTCGACGGTGACGACACGCTCTATCCGGCCGCCCCAACGCTTGCCGGCCGGATCTGGCAGGCGACCTTCTCGATCGAAGGCGGTCGTCGTGCCGGTCTCGCCGGCGATGGCCTGATGCTGTCGCGGACGCAACCACGCCCCAAGGACAATCCGAGCGCCGCCTTGGACGAGGTGCAGAACCCGATCATCGACGCCTATCTCAAGGCACTGCCTGCGGATGTCGCCCCGCGCATCCTGGGCTCACGCAGCCTGTTTGTGGCCGACAGCCATTCGGAAGCCCTGCAGCTTGCGGAGAAGGGGCTGCGCCGTGTGCGCGATCATTTCATCGCCACCGGCCATACCGCGCCGGGCGACAGTGTCGAGCAGCTTGCGACCGCATTCGACACCCATGCGGGCTCGCCCGATGCGGTAATCGCCAGTCTTGCGGCCGACACCAGCCTCAGGCGTGCCACCGACGTCGTGTTCCAGGTCCATTCGGTCGACCCCGGCCATGAGCGCACGCTGCGCTCGATCGAACTCACCGCCCAGAAGGTTGCGCCTGCGCTCGGCTGGGGCAGGTCGATACCACACTCCCCGAAACTCGTTGCCTGA
- a CDS encoding dipeptide ABC transporter ATP-binding protein, with protein sequence MTELKLANNKAPADAAAPVLEVDKLVVSYGHGTRRETVVHGISFSVQPGEVVALVGESGSGKSTTAHAVIGLLPENGRVEAGDIRLNGTSISGWADKRLDTIRGKVVSLISQDPVSSLNPVKTIGDQIGEILKVHRWGDRRAIDERVIELLDRVGLPQPELRARQYPHQLSGGMRQRVLIAIAIALRPALIIADEPTSALDVTVQRRVLDLIDELRAESGTSVLLVTHDLGVAADRADRIVVLQGGQIQEAGTVADVLAAPKSAYTRQLLNDAPAFATPKTARNQPLANAEPAIVVEGLVQHFPLSGGRRLCAVDGVSFDVARGTTHALVGESGSGKTTTVRAISGFQKLEAGRIVVDGQDVSSLRGEQLRQFRRRIQLVYQNPFASLDPRQSIFDIVEEPLLNFDPVAKAERRERVHAILKRVGLPEASLTRLPAALSGGQRQRVAIARAIILNPGILVLDEAVSALDVTVQAQILELLEELQCSLGLTYLFVSHDLAVVRQIADTVSVLRDGKQVEQGSIEDVFERPVHDYTRELIAAIPGRKLKSGAGFLARKVQPIEGTA encoded by the coding sequence ATGACCGAACTGAAACTGGCCAACAATAAAGCGCCTGCCGATGCTGCGGCTCCCGTGCTCGAAGTCGACAAGCTGGTCGTTTCCTATGGCCATGGGACGCGCCGCGAAACTGTCGTCCACGGCATCTCGTTTTCGGTGCAGCCGGGCGAAGTGGTGGCGCTGGTCGGCGAATCCGGCTCCGGCAAGTCGACGACGGCGCATGCGGTGATCGGGCTATTACCCGAAAACGGTCGCGTCGAGGCCGGCGACATCAGGCTGAACGGCACCAGCATTTCAGGCTGGGCCGACAAGCGCCTGGATACGATCCGCGGCAAGGTGGTGAGCCTGATCTCGCAGGATCCGGTCAGTTCGCTCAATCCGGTCAAGACAATCGGCGACCAGATCGGCGAAATCCTCAAGGTGCATCGTTGGGGCGACCGGCGCGCGATCGACGAGCGCGTTATCGAACTGCTCGATCGCGTCGGGCTGCCGCAGCCGGAACTCCGGGCCAGGCAATATCCGCACCAGCTTTCGGGCGGCATGCGCCAGCGCGTGCTGATCGCCATTGCGATAGCACTTCGGCCGGCTTTGATCATCGCCGACGAACCGACGAGCGCGCTCGACGTCACGGTCCAGCGCCGCGTGCTCGACCTGATCGACGAATTGCGGGCCGAGTCCGGCACATCGGTTTTGCTTGTCACCCATGACCTCGGCGTTGCCGCCGACAGGGCCGACCGGATCGTGGTGCTGCAGGGCGGCCAGATCCAGGAAGCCGGGACGGTGGCCGACGTGCTCGCCGCGCCAAAGTCGGCCTATACGAGGCAGTTGCTCAACGACGCGCCGGCTTTTGCCACGCCGAAGACCGCGCGGAACCAGCCCCTGGCTAACGCTGAGCCGGCAATCGTGGTCGAGGGGCTGGTCCAGCATTTTCCGTTGTCGGGTGGGCGGCGGCTCTGCGCCGTCGATGGCGTTTCCTTCGACGTCGCGCGCGGTACCACCCATGCCCTGGTTGGCGAATCCGGCTCGGGCAAGACGACCACGGTGCGCGCCATTTCAGGCTTCCAGAAGCTTGAGGCCGGCCGCATCGTCGTCGATGGCCAGGATGTGTCGTCGCTGCGCGGCGAGCAGTTGCGCCAGTTTCGACGGCGCATCCAGCTCGTCTACCAGAACCCGTTCGCATCGCTCGATCCACGCCAGAGCATCTTCGACATCGTCGAGGAGCCTTTGCTCAACTTCGATCCCGTGGCCAAGGCCGAGCGCCGGGAACGCGTCCACGCGATCCTCAAGCGGGTCGGCCTGCCGGAGGCATCGCTGACCCGGCTGCCTGCGGCACTATCAGGCGGACAGCGGCAGCGTGTGGCCATCGCCCGGGCGATCATCCTGAACCCTGGAATCCTGGTTCTTGACGAAGCCGTGTCGGCGCTCGACGTCACGGTCCAGGCGCAGATCCTGGAGCTTCTCGAAGAACTCCAATGCTCGCTCGGCCTGACGTATCTGTTCGTTTCGCACGACCTCGCCGTGGTCAGGCAGATTGCCGACACCGTGTCGGTGCTGCGCGACGGCAAGCAGGTCGAGCAGGGCAGCATCGAAGATGTCTTCGAGCGTCCGGTGCATGACTACACACGCGAACTCATCGCCGCGATCCCCGGCCGCAAGCTGAAGTCTGGAGCAGGCTTCCTCGCGCGCAAAGTCCAGCCAATTGAAGGAACTGCTTGA
- a CDS encoding ABC transporter permease yields MTIIDSLGAIGGLAPRDANAAYDREDFAERLKRLQPSLVLAWLVISIVVMWALLPGLFTGHSGTEGVAAQKLTGPSALHILGTDALGRDVYARIVYGAVHSLSGAFAAVGVGLVIGTALGVVAAAAGGRIEDVVMRIVDVLLSIPSLLLSLTIIILLGFGTVNAAIAVGAASIGSFARLARSEVVRVRRSDYVEAAFGSGGSFTSVLFRHVLPNSLTSVIAFAALQFGNAILNISTLGFLGYGAPPPTPEWGLLIAEGRNYVSTAWWLTTAPGIVVVLVVLSANRISRSFGGSRA; encoded by the coding sequence ATGACCATCATCGATTCACTGGGCGCCATAGGCGGCCTGGCGCCCCGGGACGCAAATGCGGCCTACGATCGTGAAGACTTCGCCGAACGGCTGAAACGACTCCAGCCCAGCCTGGTTCTGGCCTGGCTGGTCATCTCGATCGTCGTTATGTGGGCGCTGCTGCCCGGGCTGTTCACCGGCCATAGCGGCACCGAAGGCGTGGCTGCCCAAAAGCTCACCGGACCCAGCGCGCTGCATATCCTTGGCACGGATGCGCTCGGTCGCGACGTCTATGCGCGCATCGTCTATGGCGCGGTCCATTCGCTCAGCGGCGCTTTTGCGGCTGTCGGCGTCGGCCTCGTCATCGGCACCGCCCTTGGCGTGGTCGCTGCCGCTGCCGGCGGGCGTATCGAGGATGTCGTCATGCGCATCGTCGATGTGCTGCTGTCGATCCCGAGCCTGCTTTTGTCGCTCACCATCATCATCCTGCTCGGCTTCGGCACGGTGAACGCGGCCATTGCCGTCGGCGCAGCCTCGATCGGCAGCTTCGCCCGGCTGGCTCGGTCCGAAGTGGTCCGCGTGCGTCGCAGCGACTATGTCGAGGCCGCCTTCGGCAGCGGCGGAAGCTTCACATCGGTGCTGTTCCGCCATGTCCTGCCCAACTCGCTGACCTCGGTCATTGCCTTTGCGGCGCTGCAGTTCGGCAACGCCATCCTCAACATCTCGACGCTTGGCTTCCTCGGGTATGGCGCGCCGCCGCCCACGCCGGAATGGGGCCTGCTGATTGCCGAGGGCCGCAACTACGTGTCGACAGCCTGGTGGCTGACGACGGCGCCCGGGATCGTCGTGGTGCTGGTCGTGCTGTCAGCCAATCGCATCAGCCGCTCCTTCGGCGGGAGCCGGGCATGA
- a CDS encoding ABC transporter permease, which produces MSRYVIGRIGQAVLVLWAAFTVSFVLLQLLPSDGVLIKFLNPELGLSPEQLAEIRVAYGADVPAWQQYLSTLQSVLSGDFGYSVRAGVPVTSLLATTLPTTLRLAAIALVVSVLVAAAIAYVATVSRSAWLRNTLHSLPSLFISIPVFWLGIALIQVFSFRLKLISVINPGPVEMLVLPVLAIAVPISAPLAQILIRSIDEVCTRPFVAVARAKGASHRRVLVSHVAGNAILPVLTIGGVLFGELVAGAVITETVFGLNGIGALTYLSVNTQDVTVLQAIVLISAAGFVLTNLIVDLLYPVFDPRLRNPAGASA; this is translated from the coding sequence ATGTCGCGATATGTCATTGGCCGGATAGGCCAGGCCGTGCTCGTCCTCTGGGCGGCGTTCACCGTCAGCTTCGTGTTGCTGCAGTTGCTGCCGTCCGACGGCGTGCTGATCAAGTTCCTCAATCCGGAACTCGGCCTCAGCCCCGAGCAGCTTGCCGAAATTCGTGTCGCCTACGGCGCCGACGTGCCCGCCTGGCAGCAATATCTGTCAACGCTCCAATCGGTGCTGTCAGGCGATTTCGGTTATTCGGTCCGCGCCGGCGTGCCGGTCACCTCGCTGCTGGCAACCACTTTGCCGACGACCTTGCGGCTGGCAGCGATTGCCCTTGTCGTGTCGGTTCTGGTCGCCGCGGCAATCGCCTATGTTGCGACGGTCAGTCGGAGCGCGTGGTTGCGCAATACACTCCATTCGCTGCCGTCGCTCTTCATCTCGATCCCCGTCTTCTGGCTCGGCATTGCCCTGATCCAGGTCTTTTCCTTCCGACTGAAGCTGATCTCCGTCATCAATCCCGGACCAGTGGAAATGCTGGTGCTGCCGGTGCTGGCCATCGCCGTGCCGATCTCGGCGCCGCTGGCGCAGATCCTCATCCGCAGCATCGACGAGGTGTGCACGCGTCCGTTCGTGGCTGTGGCCCGGGCCAAGGGTGCCAGCCACAGGCGCGTGCTGGTGAGCCATGTCGCTGGCAACGCCATCCTGCCCGTTCTGACCATCGGCGGTGTGCTGTTCGGCGAGCTCGTCGCAGGTGCGGTCATCACCGAAACCGTGTTCGGCCTCAACGGCATCGGCGCGCTGACCTACCTTTCCGTCAACACCCAGGACGTCACTGTCCTGCAGGCGATCGTGCTGATTTCCGCTGCCGGCTTCGTGCTCACAAATCTGATCGTCGATCTTCTCTACCCGGTCTTCGATCCCCGTCTTCGCAATCCCGCAGGAGCCAGCGCATGA
- a CDS encoding TIGR04028 family ABC transporter substrate-binding protein: MSHTRRSTLKLTLIGLMAATSLGFAANGFAQSDTPVKGGTLVYLEQQAHTNLYPPAGGFYPNGGVLNQITDKLTYQNPNTLEIEPWVAESWTVNDTATEYTFKLRPGVTFSDGTPLDAAAVARNFDTFGKGNKELKLPVSEVINNYDRSEVVDPLTVKFHFKAPSPGFLQGTSVIGSGLVSPKTLELPFEQLGDATKIIGSGPFVVESEVLGRELVLKARDDYAWGPPKLKHQGRALLDEIKYLITPEDSVRIGALLAGQADFIRQVQAYDEKQVEAAEYKIYAPGTRGVNNSVVFRPDNPLVADVKVRQALLHATNAKEIVETLFSANYPQATSIIAKAAQGYVDQSAKLAYDPTLAGKLLDEAGWTLGANGIRTKDGKELVLTAYESLPQPQNKETLQLIAQQWNKVGVKLSVLAGDSGSAAADNLDPLKTPVAPAMVGRADPDVIKSQYYPKNRNVLQQKGGVSDKVQSFVDDKLNGLLEALSSEPNRDKRLAIAVEVQAYVLDQAYAIPIFEEPQAFAGAPNVHDVAFEAVGRPSFYRVWLSPRD; encoded by the coding sequence ATGTCGCATACACGACGTTCGACACTCAAACTCACGCTGATCGGATTGATGGCGGCGACGTCGCTCGGCTTTGCCGCCAACGGCTTCGCGCAGTCGGACACGCCGGTCAAGGGCGGCACGCTGGTCTATCTCGAGCAGCAGGCGCACACCAATCTCTACCCGCCGGCGGGCGGCTTCTACCCCAATGGCGGGGTGCTGAACCAGATCACCGACAAGCTGACCTACCAGAACCCCAATACCCTCGAGATCGAGCCCTGGGTCGCCGAATCCTGGACGGTCAACGACACTGCCACCGAATACACCTTCAAGCTGCGTCCTGGCGTCACCTTCTCCGACGGCACCCCGCTCGATGCTGCCGCCGTGGCCAGGAACTTCGACACCTTTGGCAAGGGCAACAAGGAGCTGAAGCTGCCGGTTTCGGAGGTCATCAACAATTACGACCGCAGCGAGGTTGTCGATCCGCTGACGGTCAAGTTCCACTTCAAGGCGCCGTCGCCGGGCTTCCTGCAGGGCACGTCGGTGATCGGCTCGGGCCTGGTGTCGCCGAAGACGCTGGAACTGCCCTTCGAGCAGCTGGGCGATGCGACCAAGATCATCGGTTCGGGGCCGTTCGTCGTCGAAAGCGAAGTGCTCGGCCGCGAACTCGTGCTCAAGGCACGCGACGACTATGCCTGGGGACCGCCCAAGCTGAAACACCAGGGCAGGGCATTGCTTGACGAGATCAAGTACCTGATCACGCCGGAGGACAGCGTGCGCATCGGCGCGTTGCTCGCCGGCCAGGCCGATTTCATCCGCCAGGTCCAGGCCTATGACGAAAAGCAGGTCGAGGCAGCCGAGTACAAGATCTATGCACCCGGCACCCGCGGCGTGAACAATTCGGTCGTCTTCCGGCCGGACAATCCGTTGGTGGCCGACGTCAAGGTGCGCCAGGCTCTGCTGCACGCCACCAATGCCAAGGAGATCGTCGAGACGCTCTTCTCGGCCAATTATCCGCAGGCGACGTCGATCATCGCCAAGGCGGCCCAGGGTTATGTCGACCAGTCGGCGAAGCTTGCCTATGATCCGACCCTTGCCGGCAAGCTGCTCGACGAGGCGGGCTGGACGCTTGGCGCCAACGGCATCCGCACCAAGGACGGCAAGGAACTGGTGCTGACCGCCTATGAATCGCTGCCGCAACCTCAGAACAAGGAAACGCTGCAGCTGATCGCCCAGCAGTGGAACAAGGTCGGCGTGAAGCTCTCCGTGCTTGCCGGCGACTCCGGCAGTGCGGCTGCCGACAACCTCGATCCGCTGAAGACCCCAGTCGCACCCGCAATGGTCGGCCGCGCCGATCCCGATGTCATCAAAAGCCAGTATTACCCGAAGAACCGCAACGTGCTGCAGCAGAAGGGCGGCGTCAGCGACAAGGTACAGAGCTTCGTCGACGACAAGCTCAACGGCCTTCTCGAGGCGCTCTCCTCCGAGCCGAACCGCGACAAGCGGCTGGCGATCGCAGTCGAGGTCCAGGCCTATGTGCTCGACCAGGCCTATGCGATCCCGATCTTCGAGGAACCGCAGGCCTTTGCCGGCGCGCCCAACGTTCATGACGTCGCCTTCGAGGCGGTCGGGCGTCCGTCCTTCTATCGCGTCTGGCTGTCGCCGCGCGACTGA
- a CDS encoding ArsR/SmtB family transcription factor — protein MPYHSTPLDLAFHALSDPTRRAVVSRLAAGEVPVSALAEPFDMALPSFAQHLKVLEECGLIVSEKRGRSRWCRLVPQRFDEAADWMEAERRRWAERLDRLETYLDKTEG, from the coding sequence ATGCCTTACCATTCTACGCCGCTCGACCTCGCTTTTCACGCGCTCAGCGACCCGACCCGCCGTGCGGTGGTGTCGCGGCTGGCCGCGGGCGAGGTGCCGGTCAGCGCGCTCGCCGAACCCTTCGACATGGCGCTGCCCTCCTTCGCCCAGCATCTCAAGGTGCTGGAAGAGTGCGGGCTGATCGTCAGCGAAAAGCGCGGGCGCAGCCGCTGGTGCCGGCTGGTGCCGCAGCGTTTCGACGAGGCGGCGGACTGGATGGAAGCGGAGCGCCGGCGCTGGGCCGAGCGCCTGGATCGGCTGGAAACCTATCTGGACAAGACGGAAGGATGA
- a CDS encoding SRPBCC family protein: MENLFETWSLDREIVLAKLLDHPREKVFAAWMDPKALAQWYGPAGLAIESHEADIRAGGVWRFDMVGVFEGKQQRFPNLMRFLEIVPNERIVMDYGTPASEDPDRFRVTVTFDEQSDGKTVLTMRQLHPSAKRRQEVIGFGAVEYGLQTLDGLAAWLDG; the protein is encoded by the coding sequence ATGGAAAACCTGTTTGAAACCTGGTCGCTCGACCGCGAAATCGTGCTGGCCAAGCTGCTCGACCACCCGCGCGAAAAGGTCTTTGCCGCCTGGATGGACCCCAAGGCACTGGCCCAATGGTACGGGCCGGCCGGCCTCGCCATCGAGAGCCACGAAGCCGATATTCGCGCGGGCGGGGTCTGGCGCTTCGACATGGTCGGCGTCTTCGAGGGCAAGCAGCAGCGCTTCCCGAACTTGATGCGCTTTCTGGAGATCGTGCCGAACGAGCGCATCGTGATGGACTACGGTACGCCCGCTTCAGAGGATCCCGACCGCTTCCGCGTCACGGTGACCTTCGACGAGCAGAGCGACGGCAAGACGGTGCTGACCATGCGCCAGCTCCACCCCAGCGCCAAGCGGCGTCAGGAGGTCATCGGCTTCGGCGCGGTCGAATACGGGCTGCAGACGCTGGACGGCCTCGCCGCCTGGCTGGACGGCTGA
- the recQ gene encoding DNA helicase RecQ yields MTATALDILKTVYGYDAFRGPQARIVEHVIAGNNAFVLMPTGGGKSLCYQIPAIVRPGMGLVVSPLLALMADQVTALRQAGVRAAGLNSDLSPDDRRALWRDIRSGALDLLYVSPETLLRPDVLELLESVKLSLIAIDEAHCLSQWGHDFRPSYRQLDAIVSRFAGTPRMALTATADEPTRAEILSHLEIDEVDAFIAGFDRPNIRYAIEEKDNPRAQLKEFLKRYEGESGIVYCLSKRRTEETAAWLKGLGYDALAYHAGMDKAAREANQMRFQHGEAVIMVATVAFGMGIDKPDVRFVAHIDLPGSIEAYYQETGRAGRDGLPSDTLMLYGYDDIALRSRFIEESDAPDQRKRMERQKLDALLGLAETASCRRQVLLSYFGDECEPCGNCDTCAEPPKLFDGAISAQKALSCIYRTGERFGQAYVVDVLLGVDNERIAQFGHDRISTFGIGTEHDNRTWRAILRQLIALRLVDVDLSGHGGLSIAPAGREFLRDKPTLMLRVPAPARARRGKVARSAAQSAVSDADQDLFQALRRKRTEIARAQNVPPYVIFHDKTLIELAAARPASRADMANVPGVGEAKLDRYGPAFLEVIAAYE; encoded by the coding sequence ATGACCGCCACCGCTCTCGACATCCTCAAGACCGTCTACGGCTATGATGCGTTCAGGGGACCGCAGGCGCGGATCGTCGAGCATGTCATTGCCGGCAACAATGCCTTCGTGCTGATGCCGACAGGCGGCGGCAAGTCGCTCTGCTACCAGATTCCCGCGATCGTCCGTCCGGGCATGGGGCTCGTCGTCTCGCCGCTGCTGGCACTGATGGCCGACCAGGTGACAGCACTCAGGCAGGCAGGGGTGCGGGCGGCCGGGCTGAACTCCGACCTGTCGCCCGACGACCGCCGCGCGCTGTGGCGCGATATCCGTTCCGGTGCGCTCGACCTGCTCTATGTCTCGCCTGAAACCTTGTTGCGGCCCGATGTGCTGGAACTGCTGGAGAGCGTGAAGCTGTCGCTGATCGCCATCGACGAGGCGCACTGCCTGTCGCAGTGGGGGCACGACTTCCGTCCGTCCTATCGCCAGCTCGACGCCATCGTCTCGCGCTTTGCCGGCACCCCGCGCATGGCGCTGACCGCCACCGCAGATGAGCCGACGCGCGCGGAAATCCTGTCGCATCTCGAAATCGACGAGGTCGACGCCTTCATCGCCGGTTTCGACCGGCCCAACATCCGCTACGCCATCGAGGAAAAGGACAATCCGCGCGCCCAACTCAAGGAGTTCCTCAAGCGCTACGAGGGCGAGAGCGGCATCGTCTATTGCCTGTCGAAACGCCGGACCGAAGAAACCGCCGCCTGGCTCAAGGGCCTCGGCTATGATGCGCTGGCCTATCACGCCGGCATGGACAAGGCGGCACGCGAGGCCAACCAGATGCGCTTCCAGCATGGCGAGGCGGTGATCATGGTCGCCACCGTTGCCTTCGGCATGGGCATCGACAAGCCGGATGTGCGCTTCGTCGCCCATATCGACCTGCCGGGCAGCATCGAGGCCTATTATCAGGAGACCGGTCGCGCCGGCCGCGACGGCCTGCCGTCCGACACGCTGATGCTCTATGGCTATGACGACATCGCCCTGCGCAGCCGCTTCATCGAGGAGTCGGACGCGCCCGACCAGCGCAAGCGCATGGAGCGGCAGAAGCTCGATGCGCTATTGGGCCTGGCCGAGACGGCAAGCTGCCGGCGCCAGGTGCTGTTGTCCTATTTCGGCGACGAGTGCGAACCGTGCGGCAATTGCGACACCTGTGCCGAGCCGCCCAAATTGTTCGACGGCGCCATTTCAGCGCAAAAGGCGCTGTCATGCATCTACCGCACCGGCGAGCGTTTTGGGCAGGCCTATGTCGTCGACGTGCTTCTGGGCGTCGACAACGAGCGCATCGCCCAGTTCGGCCATGACAGGATTTCCACCTTCGGCATCGGCACCGAACATGACAACCGCACCTGGCGGGCGATCCTGCGCCAGCTGATCGCGCTGCGCCTCGTCGACGTCGACCTTTCCGGCCATGGTGGCCTGTCGATTGCGCCCGCCGGCCGCGAATTCCTGCGCGACAAGCCCACGCTGATGCTGCGCGTGCCGGCACCGGCGCGGGCCAGGCGCGGCAAGGTCGCACGCAGCGCGGCCCAGTCCGCTGTCAGCGATGCGGACCAGGACCTGTTCCAGGCGCTCAGGCGGAAACGCACCGAGATCGCGCGGGCACAGAACGTGCCGCCCTATGTCATCTTCCATGACAAGACGTTGATCGAGCTGGCCGCAGCCAGACCGGCGTCACGCGCTGATATGGCAAACGTGCCCGGTGTCGGCGAAGCCAAGCTCGACCGCTACGGCCCGGCCTTTCTCGAGGTGATCGCCGCATACGAATGA